The following coding sequences lie in one Megalodesulfovibrio gigas DSM 1382 = ATCC 19364 genomic window:
- a CDS encoding 4Fe-4S binding protein has translation MHRITPLLVTLALLLFAAHTLRLGDLGLVAALLGCIALAWTRWAWARWTLTAVLGWGAVVWVQTGSRLVAMRLAMDAPWERLALIMAAVTLVTVAAMGCLHLPAARRRHATGAETAAVRAGAVLLTALLLGVARAKAGFPILLLDRFAPGWGWLQIAGMAWYAGWLAQAVLDPRRHRRWRPWLWAGFSALFFGQLLLGLAGWTVFLMTGTLHLPVPALILGGPLFRGEGLFMLILFLSTVVLVGPAWCSHLCYIGAWDDQASRRAGRIKGSAGRWIWLGRGATLALTVIVALGLRAAGVPGTTAVWIAAGFGLLGVGAMLALSTRMGSMIHCTTLCPMGLVGNLLGRCTPWRMAMGQGCTRCGACSRVCRYGALETADIERGRAGLSCTLCGDCVAVCRHAAMEYRCTGLSAGTARRVFIVLVISLHAAFAAVARL, from the coding sequence ATGCACAGGATCACTCCCCTCCTCGTCACACTGGCGTTGCTGCTGTTTGCCGCGCACACCCTGCGCCTGGGGGATCTGGGTCTGGTGGCCGCCCTGCTGGGCTGCATTGCCCTGGCCTGGACCCGATGGGCCTGGGCCCGCTGGACGCTCACGGCGGTCCTGGGCTGGGGGGCGGTGGTCTGGGTGCAGACCGGATCCCGACTGGTGGCCATGCGGCTGGCCATGGACGCGCCCTGGGAGCGGCTGGCGTTGATCATGGCCGCTGTGACGCTGGTCACCGTGGCGGCCATGGGCTGCCTGCACCTGCCGGCGGCGCGGCGACGCCATGCCACCGGGGCAGAGACCGCCGCCGTGCGCGCCGGGGCAGTGCTCCTTACGGCCCTGCTCCTGGGCGTGGCCCGGGCCAAGGCCGGGTTTCCCATCCTGCTGCTGGACCGCTTCGCCCCGGGCTGGGGCTGGCTGCAGATCGCGGGCATGGCCTGGTATGCCGGCTGGCTGGCCCAGGCCGTGCTGGATCCCCGCCGTCACCGACGCTGGCGGCCCTGGCTCTGGGCGGGCTTCTCAGCGCTGTTCTTCGGCCAGCTGTTGTTGGGGCTGGCGGGCTGGACCGTGTTCCTGATGACCGGGACGCTGCACCTGCCCGTGCCGGCACTCATCCTCGGCGGGCCATTGTTCCGCGGCGAGGGTCTCTTCATGCTGATCTTGTTCCTGTCCACGGTGGTGCTGGTGGGACCGGCCTGGTGCAGCCATTTGTGCTACATCGGGGCCTGGGACGATCAGGCCTCGCGCCGGGCAGGCCGCATCAAGGGCAGCGCCGGACGATGGATCTGGCTGGGGCGGGGCGCGACGCTGGCGTTGACGGTGATCGTAGCCCTGGGCCTGCGCGCGGCGGGTGTGCCGGGGACCACGGCAGTATGGATTGCCGCGGGATTCGGCCTGCTGGGCGTGGGCGCGATGCTGGCCCTTTCCACCCGCATGGGGAGCATGATCCACTGCACGACGCTGTGCCCCATGGGACTGGTGGGCAACTTGCTGGGCCGCTGCACCCCCTGGCGCATGGCCATGGGGCAAGGCTGCACCAGATGCGGCGCCTGCAGCCGGGTGTGTCGGTACGGAGCACTGGAGACGGCAGACATCGAACGCGGCCGCGCCGGCCTGTCCTGCACCTTGTGCGGGGATTGCGTGGCCGTGTGCAGGCATGCGGCCATGGAATACCGCTGCACCGGCCTCTCCGCCGGCACGGCCCGCCGGGTGTTCATCGTCCTGGTGATCAGCCTGCACGCAGCCTTCGCCGCCGTGGCCCGGCTGTAG
- a CDS encoding ABC transporter ATP-binding protein/permease: MVTKKPLFAWVKESNVKLQLLLLAVIGVTVAARVFPLEMQKKIINEAISLKQVELLVLYSGLYLASVLLASGLKYVITLLQTSIGERALQKMRQQLFEHILTLPLSFFRKTSAGTVIASLVQELTAAGEFVGAAIAIPVTNILTLVSFAAYMFYLSPTMAAISLALYPVLIFLLPPLQRRTNNWNKARVESTRVLSNKISESIGGIHEIHGNGSFHIESRKYFRYLQDLYRIRITWTLYRQGVKVLNNLFQSTGPFLLFLVGGWLAINGRFDLGALVAFLSAYEKIYDPWKELMDFYQVYQDAKIRYAKTMEAFDVEPEFILQPADARAKQDLAGAIEIKNLVFEVEGGIRLLNGIDMSLANGEHLALVGFSGSGKSTLAQCMGQLYKYTGGSVQIDGREVADLPKSDVAHNMGYVAQAPFIFDGTIQENLLYGVEADLPLEAPRDAQGRITDPALLPSLDRMIEVVQQTGIFQDVLRFGLNTILAPEQGAQAELRNKIIAIRQDFRNDHGPELADHLEFFEEGRYLEHSSVAANLIFGHPVKPEYAVENLAKSSFFTKFLGDAQLRLPLLTLGDELARQTVDILGELPEDALFFEQSPILPEELERWKEYVARGRVTLAQLPREEQDQLLEVALRFTPGRHKMAPFSRLLEALVLEGRSRFRAALEAHDPGAVSFYRADGYIDSQPILDNILFGKAKTDQPHVMERIQQAIVMLLIEQDMLEAVVAIGMQFRVGTKGDRLSGGQKQKLAIARAFMKEPPILIMDEATSALDNRSQSRIQNLIETKWKGRSTLVAVVHRLDIIKNFDQVAVMKAGKIVEQGSYADLMAKKGSLYELVHGAQQH; encoded by the coding sequence ATGGTCACCAAAAAGCCTTTGTTCGCCTGGGTCAAGGAAAGCAACGTCAAGCTGCAGCTTCTGTTGCTGGCGGTCATCGGCGTCACGGTTGCGGCGCGGGTGTTCCCCCTGGAGATGCAGAAGAAGATCATCAATGAGGCCATCAGCCTCAAGCAGGTGGAACTGCTGGTGCTGTACAGCGGGCTGTACCTGGCCTCGGTGTTGCTGGCCAGCGGGCTCAAGTACGTCATCACCCTGCTGCAGACGTCCATCGGCGAGCGGGCGTTGCAGAAGATGCGCCAGCAGCTGTTCGAGCACATTCTGACGCTTCCCCTGAGCTTTTTCCGCAAGACCTCGGCCGGCACGGTCATCGCGTCCCTGGTGCAGGAGCTTACGGCGGCCGGCGAGTTCGTGGGCGCGGCCATCGCCATCCCGGTCACCAATATCCTGACGCTGGTGAGTTTCGCCGCGTACATGTTCTACCTGTCGCCCACCATGGCGGCCATCTCCCTGGCTCTGTACCCGGTGCTCATCTTCCTGCTGCCGCCCTTGCAGCGCCGCACCAACAACTGGAACAAGGCCCGTGTGGAATCCACTCGGGTGCTCTCCAACAAGATCAGCGAATCCATTGGCGGCATTCACGAAATCCACGGCAACGGTTCCTTCCACATCGAGAGCCGCAAGTATTTCCGCTATCTGCAGGATCTTTATCGCATCCGCATCACCTGGACGCTGTACCGCCAGGGGGTGAAGGTGCTGAACAACCTGTTCCAGAGCACCGGCCCCTTCCTGCTCTTCCTGGTGGGCGGCTGGCTGGCCATCAACGGCCGCTTCGACCTTGGGGCCCTGGTGGCCTTCCTCTCGGCGTATGAAAAAATCTATGACCCCTGGAAGGAGTTGATGGACTTCTATCAGGTGTATCAGGACGCCAAGATCCGCTACGCCAAGACCATGGAAGCCTTCGACGTGGAACCCGAGTTCATCCTGCAGCCGGCCGATGCGCGGGCCAAGCAGGACCTGGCCGGAGCCATCGAGATCAAGAATCTCGTCTTCGAGGTGGAAGGCGGCATCCGCCTGCTCAACGGCATCGACATGAGCCTGGCCAATGGCGAACATCTGGCCCTGGTGGGCTTTTCCGGCAGCGGCAAGTCCACCCTGGCCCAGTGCATGGGCCAGCTCTACAAATACACCGGCGGCAGTGTGCAGATCGACGGCCGCGAGGTGGCCGACCTGCCCAAGAGCGACGTGGCCCACAACATGGGCTATGTGGCCCAGGCGCCGTTCATTTTTGATGGCACCATCCAGGAAAACCTGCTCTATGGCGTGGAGGCTGACCTGCCCCTGGAGGCCCCGCGAGACGCCCAGGGCCGCATCACCGATCCCGCCCTGCTGCCCAGCCTGGACCGCATGATCGAAGTGGTGCAGCAGACCGGCATCTTCCAGGACGTGCTGCGCTTCGGCCTGAACACCATCCTGGCCCCGGAGCAGGGCGCCCAGGCCGAGCTGCGCAACAAGATCATCGCCATCCGTCAGGACTTCCGCAACGATCATGGGCCGGAACTGGCGGATCACCTGGAATTTTTCGAGGAGGGGCGCTATCTGGAACACTCCAGCGTGGCGGCGAACCTCATCTTCGGACACCCGGTGAAGCCCGAATACGCCGTGGAAAACCTGGCGAAAAGCAGCTTCTTCACAAAATTCCTCGGCGATGCCCAGTTGCGCCTGCCCCTGCTGACCCTGGGCGACGAGCTGGCCCGCCAAACCGTGGACATCTTGGGCGAGCTGCCGGAAGACGCACTCTTCTTCGAGCAAAGCCCCATCCTGCCCGAGGAGCTGGAACGCTGGAAGGAATACGTGGCCCGCGGCCGCGTGACCCTGGCCCAGCTGCCCAGGGAGGAGCAGGATCAGTTGCTGGAAGTGGCCTTGCGCTTCACCCCTGGCCGGCACAAGATGGCTCCCTTCTCCCGCCTGCTGGAAGCCCTGGTGCTGGAAGGCCGTTCCCGCTTCCGCGCTGCCCTGGAAGCCCACGACCCGGGCGCGGTGAGCTTCTACCGGGCCGACGGCTACATCGACTCCCAGCCCATCCTGGACAACATCCTCTTCGGCAAGGCCAAGACCGACCAGCCCCACGTGATGGAGCGCATCCAGCAGGCCATTGTCATGCTGCTCATCGAGCAGGACATGCTGGAGGCCGTGGTCGCCATCGGCATGCAGTTCCGCGTGGGCACCAAGGGCGACCGCCTCTCCGGCGGGCAGAAGCAGAAGCTGGCCATTGCCCGCGCGTTCATGAAGGAGCCGCCCATCCTGATCATGGACGAAGCCACCTCCGCCCTGGACAACCGGTCCCAGTCCCGCATCCAGAACCTCATCGAAACCAAATGGAAGGGCCGCTCCACGCTTGTTGCCGTGGTGCACCGGCTGGACATCATTAAGAATTTCGACCAGGTGGCCGTGATGAAGGCCGGCAAGATCGTGGAACAGGGATCCTATGCCGACCTCATGGCCAAGAAGGGGAGCCTTTATGAGCTCGTTCACGGCGCCCAGCAGCACTGA
- a CDS encoding OmpA family protein: protein MVRLSVIKKGRACCWNRLSSLLWCALLVASSVLLYGCNQRNTPVAASVARQTPTAAMASASMTRIADADGDGIEDRLDRCPDTPSGKAVDSEGCMVPVFMKLALQYPDNENGLPPYSEERLAALATLLRENPDMRLIVDAHTDNRGTDDANQALSEERARAIKKALEARHGVPADRIVARGHGAARPLVSNASERGQARNRRAELVLSGTWKAYTGDDLPAEMMALNFAANSNVLTPQSRKSLEAIGRYLRKHPDVQARVTAKHGGAGADQQLSLARAESIQAYLSRYYGVAADQLAVEFLDAPRTAQAAPASPAPGPASPLAARYGLGSATAPGVPAVQEFGAVCFDSRQTDIQTEAAGAVEALGRMLSVSPHLRCILVGYTDNVGSDETNLRISRERAESVRQYLLTKYDINTEQLEVQGRGKDMPVASNDTEEGRRQNRRVEFRVIQIQ from the coding sequence ATGGTACGCTTGTCAGTCATCAAAAAGGGACGGGCTTGTTGCTGGAACCGCCTGTCATCATTGCTGTGGTGTGCGTTGCTGGTGGCGTCATCCGTATTGTTGTACGGGTGCAACCAGCGGAACACGCCGGTCGCGGCGTCCGTTGCGCGTCAAACGCCCACGGCGGCCATGGCCTCGGCGTCCATGACGCGCATTGCGGATGCCGACGGCGACGGCATTGAAGATCGACTGGATCGTTGTCCCGACACGCCTTCTGGCAAGGCGGTGGACAGCGAGGGCTGCATGGTGCCGGTGTTCATGAAACTTGCCCTGCAGTATCCGGACAACGAGAACGGCCTGCCTCCGTACAGCGAAGAACGGCTGGCGGCCCTGGCGACGTTGCTGCGCGAGAATCCCGACATGCGCCTGATCGTGGATGCCCACACCGACAACCGCGGCACGGACGATGCCAACCAGGCCTTGTCCGAGGAGCGTGCCCGGGCCATCAAAAAGGCCCTGGAAGCGCGCCATGGCGTGCCAGCCGACCGCATCGTCGCCCGCGGCCACGGGGCCGCCCGGCCCCTGGTCTCCAATGCCTCGGAGCGTGGCCAAGCCCGCAACCGTCGCGCCGAGCTCGTGCTCTCCGGCACCTGGAAGGCCTACACCGGCGACGATTTGCCCGCCGAGATGATGGCCCTCAACTTTGCGGCCAATTCCAATGTGCTGACGCCGCAATCCCGCAAGTCTCTGGAGGCCATCGGTCGCTACCTGCGCAAGCATCCGGACGTGCAGGCCCGCGTCACGGCCAAGCACGGCGGCGCCGGGGCGGATCAGCAGCTCTCCCTGGCGCGGGCGGAAAGCATCCAGGCCTACCTGTCCAGATATTACGGCGTGGCGGCAGATCAGCTCGCCGTGGAGTTTCTGGACGCCCCCCGCACGGCCCAGGCTGCGCCTGCGTCCCCGGCGCCGGGACCCGCCAGCCCCCTGGCCGCGCGGTATGGCCTGGGCAGCGCCACGGCTCCGGGCGTGCCGGCCGTGCAGGAATTCGGGGCCGTGTGCTTCGATTCCCGGCAGACCGACATCCAGACCGAGGCCGCCGGCGCTGTGGAAGCCCTGGGCCGCATGCTCTCGGTCTCGCCGCACCTGCGGTGCATTCTGGTGGGGTATACGGACAATGTGGGCAGCGACGAAACAAACCTGCGCATCTCCCGCGAGCGTGCGGAAAGCGTACGGCAGTACCTGCTGACAAAATACGACATCAACACCGAACAGTTGGAAGTGCAGGGCCGGGGCAAGGATATGCCCGTGGCCAGCAACGACACCGAGGAAGGCCGCCGGCAAAACCGGCGGGTGGAATTCCGGGTGATTCAGATCCAGTGA
- a CDS encoding rhodanese-like domain-containing protein, with product MALSDSPHQISSLQRSAAVSVGEAAAPSCGFRLDILAEVQRELTAAPGWPQFLDVFLLSAMGAVGAAAGFLSVKARDAEAAGDGVMTAVRGMAAPGLEAMAACFTPPPGTVLAAPQGGPARVHLIMRGPPGNDLRVPASTRLVLGFQLPPRPGEDAAHLSGGLLGLGEPVRGGTYSAEEECFLSHLLDVFLQAMETRQAMARVQALNAGMAAANKSLSAALRQAAEARKALDRRLLHLHALHDAALDFAACSTSGELRKAFALLAMGGLGATAAGVLLLDRTAATADWTCTGLDVAIQCGDRRLDLREAERLVYTALTACGFEGFQHGAFLPLSFLPQELEAAWPFPPHLAAVFRLDDRYLGLALTAASLAEVSRQEDAQGGQGVPESRDEDARDGVSGEANLFTDLGRLFLVYFRNVMSMETITALNQDLATRNEALARTLEELTSSRSRVAALEQAFAEVRSRLVGHARRLARATGVDVAAILLVGALLGLLFNMANPYGVELVPASFHPPHPVLVDATEAGRLATAEGALLIDARLPELHKENPPAGAVNLPPTLFDFLYAMHLGRRDLDAPVLVTGRTVSRHYDVEIAQRLMARGHTRVFVVQGELFGVGQ from the coding sequence ATGGCCTTGTCAGATTCGCCGCACCAGATTTCCTCGCTGCAGCGCAGTGCAGCAGTGTCCGTTGGCGAGGCGGCAGCTCCCTCGTGCGGCTTCCGATTGGACATCCTGGCCGAGGTGCAGCGGGAGCTGACTGCCGCACCGGGCTGGCCGCAGTTTCTGGATGTGTTTCTGCTTTCTGCCATGGGTGCCGTGGGCGCAGCGGCCGGGTTTCTCAGCGTCAAGGCGCGGGACGCCGAGGCGGCCGGCGATGGTGTCATGACGGCAGTGCGCGGCATGGCTGCGCCGGGCCTGGAGGCCATGGCCGCGTGCTTCACGCCGCCTCCTGGCACCGTGCTTGCCGCTCCCCAGGGCGGCCCGGCGCGGGTGCATCTGATCATGCGTGGTCCACCGGGAAACGACCTGCGCGTGCCGGCCAGCACGCGGCTGGTGCTGGGGTTTCAGCTCCCTCCCCGGCCGGGCGAGGACGCCGCCCACTTGAGCGGCGGGCTGCTGGGCCTGGGCGAGCCCGTGCGGGGCGGCACCTATTCCGCAGAAGAAGAATGCTTTTTGTCCCACCTCCTGGATGTGTTCCTCCAGGCCATGGAAACCCGCCAGGCCATGGCACGCGTGCAGGCCCTCAACGCCGGCATGGCCGCTGCCAACAAATCCCTTTCCGCCGCCTTGCGCCAGGCAGCCGAGGCCCGCAAGGCCCTGGACCGTCGCCTGCTGCACCTGCACGCCCTGCACGATGCCGCCCTGGATTTTGCCGCCTGCAGCACCTCCGGCGAACTGCGCAAGGCATTTGCCCTGCTGGCCATGGGCGGCCTGGGAGCCACGGCGGCCGGCGTGCTGTTGCTGGACAGAACCGCCGCCACGGCCGACTGGACCTGCACCGGCCTGGATGTCGCCATCCAGTGCGGCGACCGCAGGCTGGACCTGCGCGAGGCCGAGCGTCTGGTGTACACCGCCCTGACGGCCTGCGGCTTCGAAGGCTTTCAGCACGGCGCCTTTCTGCCCCTCTCGTTCCTGCCGCAAGAGCTGGAGGCAGCCTGGCCGTTTCCGCCGCATCTGGCGGCCGTGTTCCGGCTGGATGATCGCTATCTGGGGCTGGCCCTCACGGCGGCGTCTTTGGCGGAAGTCTCCCGCCAGGAGGACGCCCAGGGGGGGCAGGGCGTTCCGGAATCTCGGGATGAGGACGCCCGGGACGGCGTATCCGGCGAGGCCAATCTGTTTACCGATCTCGGGCGGCTCTTTCTGGTGTACTTCCGGAATGTCATGTCCATGGAAACCATCACCGCCCTGAACCAGGATCTGGCCACCCGCAACGAAGCCCTGGCCCGCACCCTGGAAGAGCTCACCAGCAGCCGGTCCCGGGTGGCGGCCCTGGAGCAGGCCTTTGCCGAGGTCCGCAGCCGGCTTGTGGGGCATGCCCGACGTCTGGCCCGGGCCACGGGCGTGGACGTGGCTGCCATTCTCCTGGTTGGGGCGCTCCTGGGCCTGCTGTTCAACATGGCCAACCCGTACGGCGTGGAACTTGTGCCAGCATCGTTCCATCCGCCGCATCCGGTGCTGGTGGACGCCACGGAGGCCGGACGACTGGCAACGGCGGAGGGCGCGCTGCTCATCGATGCCCGCCTGCCCGAGCTGCACAAGGAGAATCCGCCGGCCGGCGCCGTGAATCTGCCGCCCACCCTGTTCGATTTTCTGTACGCCATGCACCTGGGGCGGCGCGATCTGGACGCCCCCGTGCTGGTGACAGGCCGCACCGTGAGCCGGCATTATGACGTGGAGATTGCCCAGCGCCTGATGGCGCGCGGACATACGCGGGTGTTTGTGGTGCAGGGCGAGCTGTTCGGCGTGGGGCAGTAG
- a CDS encoding molybdopterin-containing oxidoreductase family protein: MPDIPDMPAEIVRSAICRNCHGGCAVHLHLEDGRLRRVVPRKGSPFNCGRMCVKGVATPELVHHPDRLRSPLKRVGPRGSGQFEPVSWDEALDAVAGRLRRLREVHGPEALAIAQGTGRYYYLHVLRFANTFGTPNWFEPGLANCFIPRITAANLTYGGFVTGDYYGDTPPQTILFWGHNPLVSGPDGELSFPVAQALDRGAFGIAIDPRRSETARRCALWLPLRPGTDAALALAMCREIIESNLYDVAFVDRWTHGFEALRQRVAPCTLAWAEQVCGVPAADIRAAAHRYATATPGILDWGVAMEQTPHSLQTVRAIACLRGLTGNLDVPGGDILGMRLARPYPVRKQDLPDGMLEKRLGAREFKLLGGFHAFMPSAHIPAVVKAMEQGDPYPVRGMFMVGTNPLTTIANPRRLRQAMLGLDCIVAIELFMTPSAALADYVLPGAMWPEIDQVVELPFVAGNALFAQKKCMEVAGCRQVERILIDLARRLDLPGAEEALEALFDQQLAPTGLDFEALAGQFVHHPPFVYHKYQEKGFRTRSRKVEFVSGVLDRLGYDPLPAAAEPPESPVSRPDLVAEFPYLLITGARRREFFCSEHRQAPSLRRRRPDPLAELHPEAAAREGIADGDWIVVRSPRGEARFKARVTADIRPDVISVDHGWWFPERQEPGEGRGGVFESNANCLTSDAPPYDPAFGSYQLRGLLCAVRREA, from the coding sequence ATGCCCGATATACCCGACATGCCCGCCGAGATCGTTCGTTCCGCCATCTGCCGCAATTGCCACGGCGGTTGCGCCGTGCATCTGCACCTGGAGGACGGCCGCCTGCGGCGTGTCGTCCCGCGCAAGGGGTCGCCCTTCAACTGCGGCCGCATGTGCGTCAAGGGCGTGGCCACGCCGGAACTCGTGCATCATCCCGACCGGTTGCGCTCGCCGCTCAAGCGCGTGGGCCCTCGCGGGTCCGGGCAGTTCGAGCCGGTCTCCTGGGATGAGGCCCTGGACGCCGTGGCCGGCCGGCTCCGTCGGCTGCGGGAGGTGCACGGGCCGGAAGCCCTGGCCATCGCCCAGGGCACGGGCCGCTATTATTACCTGCATGTGCTGCGTTTCGCCAATACCTTTGGCACGCCCAACTGGTTCGAGCCCGGCCTGGCCAATTGTTTCATCCCGCGCATCACGGCCGCAAACCTCACCTATGGCGGTTTTGTGACCGGGGACTATTACGGCGACACCCCGCCGCAGACCATTCTGTTCTGGGGGCACAACCCGCTGGTGTCCGGGCCGGACGGGGAATTGTCCTTCCCGGTGGCGCAGGCCCTGGACCGCGGGGCCTTCGGCATCGCCATTGATCCCCGTCGTTCGGAAACGGCCCGCCGTTGCGCCCTGTGGCTGCCCCTCCGCCCGGGGACGGATGCCGCCCTGGCCCTGGCCATGTGCCGGGAGATTATCGAATCCAATCTGTACGATGTCGCGTTTGTGGACCGCTGGACCCATGGCTTTGAGGCCCTGCGGCAGCGCGTGGCCCCCTGCACCCTGGCCTGGGCCGAGCAGGTCTGCGGCGTGCCGGCGGCAGACATCCGCGCCGCTGCCCATCGCTACGCCACGGCCACACCGGGCATCCTGGACTGGGGCGTGGCCATGGAACAGACTCCCCACAGCCTGCAGACGGTGCGGGCCATCGCCTGCCTGCGCGGACTGACGGGCAATCTGGACGTGCCCGGCGGGGACATCCTGGGCATGCGGCTGGCGCGACCGTATCCCGTGCGCAAGCAGGATCTGCCGGATGGCATGCTGGAAAAGCGCCTCGGGGCCAGGGAGTTCAAGCTGCTGGGCGGGTTCCACGCCTTCATGCCCTCGGCGCACATTCCGGCGGTGGTCAAGGCCATGGAGCAGGGGGATCCGTACCCCGTGCGCGGCATGTTTATGGTGGGCACCAACCCGCTGACCACCATCGCCAACCCGCGCCGGCTGCGGCAGGCCATGCTGGGGCTGGATTGCATCGTGGCCATCGAACTGTTCATGACCCCGTCCGCCGCCCTGGCCGACTACGTGTTGCCCGGGGCCATGTGGCCGGAGATAGATCAAGTGGTGGAGCTGCCCTTTGTGGCTGGCAACGCTTTGTTTGCCCAGAAGAAATGCATGGAAGTGGCCGGATGCCGGCAGGTGGAGCGTATCCTGATCGACCTGGCCCGCCGCCTGGATCTGCCGGGCGCGGAAGAAGCGCTGGAAGCCCTCTTCGACCAGCAGCTGGCCCCCACGGGCCTGGATTTCGAGGCCCTGGCCGGGCAATTCGTGCACCATCCGCCGTTTGTCTATCATAAATATCAGGAAAAAGGATTCCGCACCCGATCCCGCAAGGTGGAGTTCGTCTCGGGCGTGCTGGATCGGCTGGGGTACGATCCGCTGCCTGCCGCGGCCGAACCGCCGGAAAGTCCGGTCTCCCGACCGGATCTGGTCGCCGAATTTCCGTATCTGCTCATCACCGGGGCGCGGCGGCGGGAGTTCTTCTGCAGCGAGCATCGCCAGGCGCCCAGCCTGCGGCGTCGCCGGCCGGATCCCCTGGCCGAACTGCATCCCGAGGCCGCAGCGCGGGAGGGCATTGCCGACGGCGACTGGATTGTCGTGCGCTCGCCGCGGGGCGAGGCGCGCTTCAAGGCCCGGGTGACGGCGGACATCCGGCCGGATGTGATCAGCGTGGACCACGGCTGGTGGTTCCCCGAGCGCCAGGAGCCCGGAGAGGGCAGGGGGGGCGTGTTCGAGAGCAACGCCAACTGCCTGACCAGTGATGCCCCGCCCTATGATCCGGCCTTCGGATCCTACCAGCTGCGGGGGCTGCTGTGCGCCGTGCGGCGGGAGGCGTAG
- a CDS encoding response regulator, with protein sequence MRILLIDDERPTLDMMQLFLEAYGYEILTAENGEEGVAMYQRERPEVVITDIKMPGMDGIEVLTRIKALDPVTEVVVVTGHGDMDLAIQALNLNAADFINKPVQKDALEAALRRAQERISRHLGAENRVSMEDRGPVTVLEIQGNITSRSETVLQDAYNSLIASEKQRVVLKLQETATINGAGIALLTQLLMEGARKGMKAGITGISDNFRRVFEVVGVTRFATLYEGEEEAVEALSRL encoded by the coding sequence ATGCGAATCCTGCTCATCGATGATGAACGACCCACCCTGGACATGATGCAGCTGTTCCTGGAGGCGTACGGCTATGAGATCCTCACGGCCGAGAACGGCGAAGAGGGCGTGGCCATGTATCAGCGAGAGCGGCCGGAGGTGGTCATCACGGACATCAAAATGCCCGGGATGGACGGCATCGAGGTGCTGACGCGAATCAAGGCCCTGGATCCAGTCACGGAGGTGGTGGTGGTCACCGGTCATGGGGACATGGATCTGGCCATCCAGGCCCTGAACCTGAACGCCGCGGATTTCATCAACAAGCCCGTGCAGAAAGACGCCCTGGAGGCGGCCTTGCGTCGCGCCCAGGAGCGCATTTCCCGCCATCTTGGCGCGGAAAATCGCGTCAGCATGGAAGATCGTGGCCCGGTGACCGTGCTGGAAATCCAGGGCAACATCACGTCGCGTTCGGAAACCGTGTTGCAGGACGCCTACAACTCGCTGATCGCCTCGGAAAAGCAGCGCGTGGTGCTCAAGCTGCAGGAGACGGCCACCATTAACGGCGCAGGCATCGCCCTGTTGACGCAACTGCTTATGGAAGGGGCCCGCAAGGGGATGAAGGCCGGCATTACCGGCATTTCGGACAATTTCCGGCGGGTGTTCGAGGTGGTGGGCGTCACGCGGTTCGCCACGCTCTATGAGGGTGAGGAAGAGGCGGTGGAGGCGTTGTCTCGGCTCTGA
- a CDS encoding DMT family transporter: MPALCIITAALLWGCIGPLAKIAMAAGMQPAEIALYRILFGWMLFGGEAVLRGRVHVARRDLLLVLGFGVCGVAGLFGMYMKAVEAGGAALASVLLYTAPAWVALLSRLLLGERLTRRTLIAVALTILGVAGVSFGADATSATIGLPALFFGLGSGLSYALYFIFGKLFEGRYQTSTLFLYAMPAGLATMACFSPFAGVPSLEGLAACAALAVLSTYGAYRIYYIGLAHMPATRAAVLATLEPVFAAALAYAMFGEQFGWLGYAGGGLILAAVAVTIQRAPRRPAASTSTTA; this comes from the coding sequence ATGCCAGCACTTTGCATCATCACCGCCGCCCTGCTCTGGGGCTGCATCGGCCCCCTGGCCAAGATCGCCATGGCGGCGGGCATGCAGCCGGCCGAAATCGCCTTGTACCGCATCCTCTTCGGCTGGATGCTGTTTGGCGGGGAAGCCGTGCTGCGCGGCCGGGTACACGTGGCCCGGCGGGATCTGCTGCTTGTGCTGGGATTCGGGGTCTGCGGGGTGGCCGGACTGTTCGGCATGTACATGAAGGCGGTGGAAGCCGGCGGGGCGGCCCTGGCCTCGGTGTTGCTGTACACCGCGCCGGCCTGGGTGGCGCTGCTTTCCCGGCTGCTCCTGGGCGAACGGCTGACCCGGCGGACCCTGATCGCCGTGGCCCTGACCATTCTTGGCGTGGCCGGGGTGAGCTTCGGGGCGGACGCCACCAGCGCGACCATCGGCCTGCCCGCCCTGTTCTTCGGGTTGGGCTCCGGCCTTTCCTATGCCTTGTATTTCATCTTCGGCAAACTCTTTGAGGGACGGTATCAGACCTCCACCCTCTTCCTGTACGCCATGCCGGCCGGGCTGGCCACCATGGCCTGCTTCTCGCCCTTTGCCGGCGTGCCCAGCCTGGAAGGCCTTGCCGCCTGCGCTGCCCTGGCTGTGCTGTCCACCTATGGGGCGTACCGCATTTATTACATCGGCCTGGCGCACATGCCGGCCACCCGGGCCGCAGTGCTGGCCACTCTGGAACCGGTGTTCGCTGCAGCGCTGGCCTATGCCATGTTTGGTGAGCAGTTCGGATGGCTGGGCTATGCCGGCGGGGGGCTGATTCTGGCCGCCGTGGCCGTGACCATCCAGCGTGCGCCGCGACGTCCGGCCGCCTCCACCTCGACGACGGCTTGA